One Polycladomyces zharkentensis genomic region harbors:
- the pyrH gene encoding UMP kinase, giving the protein MERPHYRRVVLKLSGEALAGKQGYGIDPEVITSIARQIQEVVEMGVQVAVVVGGGNIWRGMAGSARGIDRATADYMGMLATVMNSLALQDSLEQLGVPTRVQTSIEMRQVAEPYIRRRAIRHLEKGRVVIFAAGTGNPYFSTDTTAALRAAEIEADVILMAKNKVDGVYSADPARNPDAVKYDELTFLDVLNQGLGVMDSTASSLCMDNDIPLIVFNIEKEGNIRRVILGEKIGTLVRGNI; this is encoded by the coding sequence ATGGAGCGGCCCCATTATCGACGTGTCGTGTTAAAACTGAGCGGAGAAGCCTTGGCCGGTAAACAAGGCTACGGGATCGACCCGGAGGTGATCACTTCCATCGCCCGACAAATCCAGGAAGTGGTCGAAATGGGCGTACAGGTAGCGGTGGTCGTCGGCGGCGGCAACATCTGGCGGGGGATGGCCGGAAGCGCACGCGGCATCGACCGGGCGACGGCCGACTATATGGGCATGCTGGCTACGGTGATGAATTCGCTGGCATTGCAAGATTCTTTGGAGCAACTGGGTGTCCCCACCCGGGTCCAAACTTCTATCGAGATGCGTCAAGTGGCTGAACCGTACATTCGGCGACGCGCCATCCGGCATTTGGAAAAAGGGCGGGTGGTCATCTTTGCCGCCGGAACCGGTAACCCCTATTTCTCAACGGACACCACGGCCGCACTGCGTGCCGCTGAAATCGAAGCCGATGTCATCCTCATGGCCAAAAACAAAGTGGATGGTGTTTATTCCGCCGACCCGGCGCGCAACCCGGATGCGGTCAAATATGATGAACTCACCTTCCTCGACGTGCTCAACCAGGGTCTCGGCGTGATGGACTCGACAGCCTCATCGCTTTGCATGGACAACGACATTCCTTTGATCGTATTTAATATTGAGAAAGAAGGCAACATTCGTCGGGTCATTCTTGGAGAAAAAATCGGAACACTGGTGAGGGGGAATATCTGA
- the rpsB gene encoding 30S ribosomal protein S2, translating into MAVVSMKQLLEAGVHFGHQTRRWNPKMAKYIFTERNGIYIIDLQKTVKMMEEAYNFVRELAAQGGNLLFVGTKKQAQDAVREEAERCGMFYVNHRWLGGTLTNFQTIRKRIERLHQLEEMEQDGTFDVLPKKEVVLLRKEKARLEKFLGGIKHMKKLPDAVFIIDPRKERIAVAEARKLNIPIVAIVDTNCDPDEVDYVIPGNDDAIRAVRLFTSKMADAVLEGKQGEQNAS; encoded by the coding sequence GTGGCTGTCGTTTCGATGAAACAATTGTTGGAAGCCGGTGTTCACTTCGGACACCAAACGCGTCGTTGGAACCCGAAAATGGCAAAATACATCTTCACGGAACGGAACGGGATCTACATCATCGACCTGCAAAAAACCGTGAAGATGATGGAAGAAGCCTACAACTTCGTCCGCGAGCTGGCCGCACAAGGGGGCAACCTCCTGTTTGTGGGGACCAAGAAGCAAGCGCAGGACGCGGTTCGGGAAGAAGCGGAACGCTGCGGCATGTTCTATGTCAATCATCGTTGGCTGGGCGGTACGCTGACCAACTTCCAAACGATCCGCAAGCGGATCGAGCGCCTGCACCAGCTGGAGGAAATGGAGCAAGACGGCACCTTTGACGTCCTGCCGAAAAAAGAAGTGGTGTTGCTGCGCAAAGAAAAAGCGCGCCTGGAAAAATTCCTGGGCGGCATCAAGCACATGAAAAAACTGCCGGATGCGGTATTCATCATCGATCCGCGCAAAGAACGGATCGCTGTGGCTGAAGCTCGCAAGCTGAACATCCCGATCGTGGCGATCGTGGACACCAACTGCGATCCGGACGAAGTGGATTACGTGATTCCGGGCAACGATGATGCCATCCGCGCTGTGCGGTTGTTCACCTCCAAAATGGCCGATGCCGTGTTGGAAGGGAAACAAGGCGAGCAAAATGCTTCGTAA
- a CDS encoding phosphatidate cytidylyltransferase translates to MKQRVITGVLGAAGFLFLLWMGGWWYTGLVGLLATVGYAEYCRMNRVKWNSLQAAVGFLLVWLLFLSGLVSVVPLPFTGVFHSPENILIGLILFFLLTVWTKNRVNIHETAYLLVGALYIGYGFSFMMQLIWRHDGWAWTLLILLITWTNDSGAYFVGKRFGRRSLWPAISPNKTVEGSIGGIMFSVLMGVVAGWILPIETEPLALLGISLLVAVTGQLGDLVESAWKRTTGVKDSGMLLPGHGGVLDRFDSLLFSLIVLKVCQLI, encoded by the coding sequence ATGAAGCAACGTGTGATCACGGGGGTGTTGGGCGCCGCGGGATTTCTCTTTCTTCTGTGGATGGGCGGTTGGTGGTACACCGGACTGGTCGGTCTGCTGGCCACGGTGGGATATGCGGAATACTGCCGGATGAACCGTGTGAAGTGGAACAGCCTGCAAGCAGCCGTGGGTTTCTTGTTGGTCTGGCTCCTGTTTTTGTCCGGACTGGTCTCGGTTGTCCCCCTTCCGTTCACGGGCGTTTTCCATTCACCCGAAAACATACTGATCGGTCTCATTCTCTTTTTTCTGTTGACGGTGTGGACCAAAAACCGCGTCAATATTCATGAGACTGCCTATCTGCTGGTCGGTGCGCTATACATAGGTTATGGTTTTTCGTTTATGATGCAGTTGATCTGGCGACATGATGGGTGGGCATGGACGCTGTTGATTCTGTTGATTACATGGACCAATGACTCGGGTGCCTATTTTGTCGGGAAACGGTTTGGCCGGCGCAGCTTGTGGCCGGCCATCAGTCCCAACAAGACCGTAGAAGGCTCCATCGGCGGCATCATGTTCTCCGTTTTGATGGGCGTGGTCGCCGGATGGATTTTGCCCATCGAGACCGAACCATTGGCCCTGTTGGGCATCAGCCTGCTCGTTGCGGTGACGGGCCAGTTGGGTGATTTGGTCGAATCGGCGTGGAAACGGACCACAGGGGTAAAGGACTCCGGCATGTTGCTGCCGGGACACGGCGGCGTATTGGACCGATTCGACAGCTTGCTGTTCAGTTTGATTGTGCTTAAAGTCTGTCAACTGATTTAA
- the topA gene encoding type I DNA topoisomerase, translating to MADSLVIVESPAKAKTIGKYLGKNYIVKASMGHVRDLPKSQLGVDIEHRYEPKYITIRGKGSVLKELREASKKVKRVYLAADPDREGEAIAWHLAHSLDLELDAPCRVVFNEITKQAVREAFKHPRKIDMDLVNAQQARRILDRLVGYGISPLLWKKVKKGLSAGRVQSVAVKLVIDREKEIRNFQPEEYWTVTAVLLAGDEPFEAKFYGYGKDKTELKTEEDVKQLLEKIKGKRFVVGEIKKSERRRNPAPPFITSSLQQEAARKLNFRAAKTMSVAQQLYEGVELGKEGSVGLITYMRTDSTRVSEVAQTEARQYITEQYGENFVPSQPRSHKKNAGAQDAHEAIRPTSVKRTPSQVKPYLSRDQYRLYKLIWERFVASQMAPAVLDVIACEVHAGDAVFRATGSKVKFPGFMKVYVEGNDDNQKEEDKLLPPLEEGQVLKRKSIEPKQHFTQPPPRYTEARLVRTLEELGIGRPSTYAPTLETIQKRGYVTLEDKRFVPTELGEIVIELMEEFFPEILNVEFTANMEEELDHIEDGKVDWVKVLDAFYRQFRERLSVAEKEMETVEIQDEVSDETCEKCGRQMVYKFGRYGKFLACSGFPDCRNTKPILKSTGVTCPKCKQGEIVERKTKRRRTFYGCSRYPECDFLSWDQPAPRPCPRCSSLMVIKKKKNESVIHCTECDYETTDR from the coding sequence ATGGCCGATTCGCTCGTGATTGTCGAATCGCCCGCCAAAGCCAAAACCATCGGGAAATACTTGGGCAAGAATTACATCGTCAAAGCATCGATGGGACACGTGCGGGATTTGCCCAAAAGCCAGTTGGGCGTAGATATCGAACACCGTTATGAACCGAAATACATCACCATCCGGGGAAAGGGAAGTGTGCTGAAAGAACTGCGCGAAGCGAGCAAAAAAGTGAAACGCGTATATCTCGCCGCAGACCCTGATCGCGAAGGGGAAGCGATCGCGTGGCATTTGGCGCACAGTTTGGATCTGGAGTTGGATGCGCCTTGCCGGGTGGTGTTCAACGAAATCACCAAGCAGGCTGTTCGCGAAGCGTTTAAGCATCCGCGCAAAATTGACATGGATTTGGTCAATGCCCAGCAGGCGCGCCGGATTTTGGACCGGCTCGTGGGATACGGGATCAGCCCTTTGCTGTGGAAAAAGGTGAAAAAAGGACTGAGTGCCGGTCGGGTCCAGTCGGTGGCCGTCAAGCTGGTCATTGACCGGGAAAAGGAGATTCGAAACTTCCAGCCCGAAGAGTACTGGACCGTCACGGCTGTGCTGTTGGCCGGCGATGAACCGTTTGAGGCCAAATTTTACGGCTATGGCAAGGACAAAACCGAGTTGAAAACCGAAGAAGACGTGAAGCAACTGCTGGAGAAGATAAAAGGAAAGCGGTTCGTTGTCGGAGAGATCAAAAAAAGTGAACGCAGGCGCAACCCGGCTCCGCCGTTTATCACCAGTTCGTTGCAACAGGAGGCGGCCCGCAAGCTCAATTTCCGCGCGGCCAAGACGATGTCGGTGGCACAACAGCTGTATGAAGGGGTGGAGTTGGGCAAAGAGGGTTCCGTCGGGTTGATCACCTACATGCGTACGGACTCGACACGGGTGTCGGAAGTGGCGCAAACGGAGGCGCGGCAATATATCACGGAACAGTACGGGGAGAACTTTGTGCCGTCTCAGCCCCGGTCGCACAAGAAGAACGCCGGTGCGCAGGACGCACACGAAGCGATCCGGCCCACCTCGGTTAAGCGCACACCGAGCCAGGTCAAGCCATATCTGAGCCGTGACCAATACCGGTTGTACAAACTGATCTGGGAGCGGTTCGTGGCCAGTCAAATGGCGCCGGCCGTGCTGGATGTCATCGCTTGCGAGGTGCACGCCGGAGACGCGGTGTTCCGTGCGACCGGTTCCAAAGTGAAATTCCCCGGTTTCATGAAGGTGTACGTGGAGGGCAACGACGACAACCAAAAAGAGGAGGACAAACTCCTGCCTCCGTTGGAAGAGGGGCAAGTCCTGAAAAGGAAGTCAATCGAGCCCAAACAGCACTTTACCCAACCGCCTCCGCGCTATACGGAAGCGAGACTGGTGCGAACGCTGGAAGAGTTGGGGATCGGTCGCCCCAGTACCTACGCGCCGACACTGGAAACCATCCAGAAGCGTGGCTATGTCACGTTGGAGGACAAACGGTTCGTTCCCACCGAATTGGGGGAGATCGTCATCGAACTGATGGAGGAGTTCTTCCCCGAGATTCTCAACGTGGAGTTTACGGCCAATATGGAAGAGGAATTGGACCACATAGAAGATGGCAAGGTAGACTGGGTCAAGGTGCTGGACGCGTTTTACCGTCAGTTCCGCGAACGGTTGAGTGTGGCCGAAAAAGAAATGGAAACGGTCGAGATCCAGGACGAAGTGTCAGACGAAACATGCGAGAAGTGCGGTCGTCAGATGGTATACAAATTCGGCCGTTACGGCAAGTTTCTGGCCTGCTCCGGTTTCCCGGATTGCCGAAACACCAAGCCCATTCTCAAATCAACGGGGGTGACCTGCCCCAAATGCAAGCAGGGTGAAATCGTGGAACGCAAAACCAAACGTCGTCGGACGTTTTACGGTTGCAGCCGGTACCCGGAATGCGACTTTCTATCATGGGATCAGCCGGCACCGCGTCCATGCCCCCGCTGCAGCAGTTTGATGGTGATCAAAAAGAAAAAGAACGAATCCGTTATTCACTGTACCGAATGCGATTATGAAACAACGGATCGTTGA
- the trmFO gene encoding FADH(2)-oxidizing methylenetetrahydrofolate--tRNA-(uracil(54)-C(5))-methyltransferase TrmFO translates to MPKQPVNVIGAGLAGSEAAWQIAQRNVPVRLYEMRPVKRTPAHRGGDFAELVCSNSLRSNELTNAVGVLKEEMRRLDSLIMRCADQHAVPAGGALAVDREAFSAAVTAALHNIPHVEIIHEEVTEIPEGITVIATGPLTSAALSEKLKALTGEEYLYFYDAAAPIVEKESIDMDKVFVASRYGKGEAAYLNCPMTEEEFDRFYEALVTAETVPLKEFEKEIYFEGCMPIEVMAKRGKKTLLFGPMKPVGLVDPRTGKQPFAVVQLRQDNSAGTLYNLVGFQTHLKWGEQKRIFRMIPGLENAEFVRYGVMHRNTFINSPKVLKPTYQFRERDDLFVAGQMTGVEGYVESAASGLIAGINAARLAMGQEPVVFPRETAIGSLAHYITTADPDNFQPMNANFGLLPPLPQRIRSKKERNLKIAERALERLQAFSGELYALS, encoded by the coding sequence ATGCCGAAACAACCGGTGAATGTGATTGGTGCCGGGCTGGCGGGGAGCGAAGCGGCATGGCAGATTGCCCAACGCAATGTGCCGGTCCGTCTGTACGAGATGCGGCCGGTCAAACGGACACCGGCGCACAGGGGAGGCGATTTCGCCGAACTGGTATGCAGCAACTCGCTCCGTTCCAATGAATTGACCAATGCCGTGGGTGTGTTGAAAGAAGAAATGCGCCGGTTGGACTCGCTCATCATGCGGTGTGCCGATCAACACGCCGTTCCCGCCGGCGGTGCGCTGGCCGTGGATCGTGAGGCGTTTTCCGCCGCAGTGACGGCGGCATTGCACAATATCCCCCACGTGGAGATCATCCATGAAGAAGTGACGGAGATTCCCGAAGGGATCACGGTGATCGCGACGGGACCGCTTACTTCCGCCGCCCTGTCGGAGAAACTGAAAGCATTGACCGGTGAGGAGTATTTGTATTTCTATGATGCGGCGGCGCCGATCGTGGAAAAAGAGAGCATTGATATGGACAAGGTATTTGTCGCTTCCCGCTATGGCAAGGGGGAAGCTGCCTACCTCAACTGCCCGATGACCGAAGAGGAATTCGACCGGTTCTATGAAGCGCTGGTCACGGCGGAGACGGTTCCGCTCAAGGAGTTTGAGAAAGAGATCTACTTTGAAGGGTGCATGCCGATCGAAGTGATGGCCAAACGCGGCAAAAAAACCTTGTTGTTCGGTCCGATGAAGCCTGTGGGACTGGTCGATCCCCGCACCGGAAAACAACCGTTTGCGGTAGTGCAATTGCGGCAGGACAACAGTGCGGGGACACTGTACAACTTGGTCGGTTTCCAAACCCATTTGAAATGGGGGGAGCAAAAGCGGATATTCCGCATGATCCCCGGTTTGGAAAACGCCGAATTCGTGCGGTACGGTGTGATGCACCGCAACACGTTCATCAATTCACCCAAGGTGCTCAAGCCCACCTATCAATTCCGGGAACGGGATGATTTGTTCGTTGCCGGACAGATGACCGGGGTGGAGGGCTACGTCGAGTCGGCCGCCTCCGGCTTGATCGCCGGGATCAATGCGGCAAGGCTGGCCATGGGTCAAGAACCGGTCGTGTTCCCGCGTGAGACGGCGATCGGCAGCCTCGCCCACTACATTACCACGGCCGATCCGGACAATTTCCAGCCGATGAATGCCAACTTCGGGTTGTTGCCTCCGCTCCCTCAAAGAATCCGCTCCAAAAAGGAACGGAATCTGAAAATCGCCGAACGCGCATTGGAACGCTTACAGGCATTTTCCGGCGAGTTGTATGCCCTCTCTTGA
- the codY gene encoding GTP-sensing pleiotropic transcriptional regulator CodY, with translation MDLLTKARQINRLLQRTGGQAVSFMEMAEVLRDVIVANVYVVSRKGKILGYGIAQEYAVDEMNHVVLRDRRLPEEYNQLLKQVKETSPNLDETSEYSFTKQLGGMFEHRYTTVVPIVGGGDRLGTLLLTRFDAPFVNDDLVLAEYGATVVGMEILREKSEQAEEEARSRAVVQLAINSLSFSELEAVEHIFEELDGPEGLLVASKVADRVGITRSVIVNALRKLESAGVIESRSLGMKGTYIKVLNERLLVELAKLKEV, from the coding sequence ATGGATCTCTTGACCAAAGCCCGCCAGATCAACCGCCTGTTACAGCGAACCGGCGGGCAGGCCGTGAGTTTCATGGAGATGGCCGAAGTCTTGCGGGACGTCATCGTGGCCAACGTGTACGTGGTCAGTCGCAAGGGAAAAATTTTGGGCTACGGCATTGCCCAGGAATACGCGGTCGATGAAATGAACCACGTCGTATTGCGTGACCGGCGTTTGCCGGAGGAATATAACCAGCTGTTGAAGCAGGTGAAGGAGACGTCCCCGAACTTGGACGAGACGAGTGAATACAGTTTCACGAAGCAATTGGGCGGGATGTTTGAACACCGCTATACAACGGTGGTGCCGATCGTCGGAGGCGGCGATCGGCTGGGAACACTTCTGCTCACCCGGTTTGATGCGCCGTTTGTCAACGATGATCTCGTCTTGGCGGAATACGGTGCAACAGTGGTCGGGATGGAGATTTTACGCGAAAAGTCGGAACAGGCGGAAGAGGAAGCCCGTTCCCGCGCGGTGGTCCAATTGGCGATCAACTCGCTTTCGTTTAGCGAGTTGGAAGCGGTGGAACACATTTTCGAGGAGCTGGACGGACCGGAGGGGCTGTTGGTGGCCAGCAAAGTGGCCGATCGCGTCGGCATCACCCGTTCCGTCATCGTCAACGCATTGCGCAAACTGGAGAGCGCAGGTGTGATCGAATCGCGTTCGTTGGGGATGAAAGGAACGTATATCAAGGTATTGAATGAAAGATTGCTGGTTGAATTGGCAAAACTGAAGGAAGTATGA
- a CDS encoding isoprenyl transferase — translation MIQTLKQWLTGYTEDTKPKDEDRLHALKKGPIPRHVAVIMDGNGRWAKKRGLPRIAGHREGMKTVREIVRAADDLGIQSLTLYSFSTENWKRPKDEVEYLMKLPEEFLKTDLDDLKRRNVRVKMLGREEDLPPHTQRAMRTFQEETKENTGLTLNLALNYGSRAEIVLALKRIIEDVETGKMDKDEVDEQTVDRYLYTAGQPDPDLIIRTSGEIRISNFMLWQLAYSELWFTEVAWPDFNRELFFQAIMDYQQRSRRYGAV, via the coding sequence ATGATCCAAACGTTGAAGCAATGGTTGACCGGTTATACCGAAGATACGAAACCGAAGGATGAAGATCGGCTGCATGCGCTGAAAAAGGGTCCCATTCCCCGGCATGTGGCCGTGATCATGGACGGAAACGGCCGCTGGGCCAAAAAGAGGGGGCTTCCCCGAATCGCCGGTCACCGCGAAGGGATGAAAACCGTACGTGAAATTGTCCGTGCGGCGGACGATTTGGGTATCCAGTCTCTGACGCTTTACTCCTTTTCAACGGAGAACTGGAAACGACCCAAAGATGAAGTGGAGTACCTGATGAAACTGCCCGAAGAATTTCTGAAAACGGATTTGGATGACCTGAAAAGGCGAAACGTCCGTGTGAAAATGCTGGGCCGGGAGGAGGACTTGCCGCCGCATACGCAGCGGGCCATGCGTACGTTTCAGGAGGAAACGAAAGAGAACACGGGTCTTACCCTGAATCTGGCGCTCAACTACGGTTCGCGGGCGGAAATCGTGTTGGCACTGAAACGGATTATAGAAGACGTGGAAACGGGAAAGATGGATAAAGACGAAGTCGACGAACAAACGGTGGATCGATATTTGTACACGGCCGGGCAACCGGACCCCGATTTGATCATCCGTACAAGCGGGGAGATTCGGATCAGCAACTTCATGCTGTGGCAGCTCGCTTATAGTGAATTGTGGTTCACCGAAGTGGCGTGGCCTGACTTCAATCGCGAACTGTTTTTTCAAGCGATCATGGATTATCAACAGCGCTCGCGTCGTTACGGGGCGGTATGA
- the tsf gene encoding translation elongation factor Ts codes for MAISAAQVKELREKTGAGMMDCKKALQEANGDMEKAVEILREKGLAAAEKKAGRIAAEGIVESYIHAGGRIGVLVEVNCETDFVAKNAEFQAFVKDIAMQIAAMAPKYVRREEVPAEEVEKEREILRTQALNEGKPEHIVDKMVAGRLEKYFQQVCLLEQPFIKDGDKTIDQMVKEQIARIGENISIRRFVRYELGEGLEKREDNFVEEVMAQMKK; via the coding sequence ATGGCCATTAGCGCGGCTCAAGTAAAAGAATTGCGGGAAAAAACGGGCGCCGGCATGATGGATTGCAAAAAGGCCCTGCAAGAAGCGAACGGTGACATGGAAAAAGCAGTAGAAATTCTGCGTGAGAAAGGATTGGCTGCTGCCGAGAAAAAAGCGGGCCGCATCGCCGCCGAAGGGATTGTGGAATCCTACATACACGCAGGCGGACGGATCGGCGTCTTGGTGGAAGTGAACTGCGAAACCGACTTCGTTGCGAAAAACGCAGAATTCCAAGCGTTTGTAAAGGACATTGCGATGCAGATCGCTGCGATGGCGCCGAAATACGTGCGTCGTGAGGAAGTACCTGCCGAAGAGGTGGAAAAAGAGCGCGAGATCCTGCGCACCCAAGCTTTGAATGAAGGCAAACCGGAACATATTGTGGACAAAATGGTGGCGGGTCGACTGGAGAAATACTTCCAGCAAGTGTGTCTGTTGGAACAGCCGTTCATCAAAGACGGCGACAAAACGATCGATCAAATGGTGAAAGAGCAAATCGCCCGGATCGGGGAAAACATCTCCATTCGTCGTTTTGTACGTTACGAACTGGGTGAAGGGCTGGAAAAACGCGAAGACAACTTCGTTGAAGAAGTCATGGCCCAAATGAAGAAGTGA
- the hslV gene encoding ATP-dependent protease subunit HslV, with product MSAFHATTICAVRHEGAAAMAGDGQVTFGNQMVMKHRAKKVRRLYKGKVVAGFAGSVADAITLFEKFEGKLEEFNGNLPRAAVELAKEWRSDKVLRRLEAMMIVMDNEHLLLIAGTGEVIEPDDDIVAIGSGGGYALSAARALKRHAPEMSAREIVEAALKIAGEICVFTNDQIVVEEV from the coding sequence ATGTCCGCATTTCACGCAACGACGATTTGTGCCGTACGTCACGAGGGAGCGGCGGCGATGGCAGGTGACGGTCAGGTGACGTTCGGTAACCAGATGGTGATGAAACATCGGGCAAAAAAAGTGCGCCGCTTATACAAGGGGAAAGTGGTTGCCGGTTTTGCCGGCTCCGTTGCAGATGCCATCACCTTGTTCGAAAAATTTGAAGGTAAGCTGGAGGAGTTTAACGGCAATCTGCCGCGGGCTGCGGTGGAGCTGGCGAAGGAATGGCGATCGGATAAGGTGCTGCGCCGGTTGGAAGCGATGATGATCGTCATGGACAACGAACACCTCCTGCTGATCGCGGGTACGGGCGAGGTGATCGAACCGGACGATGACATCGTCGCGATCGGTTCGGGCGGCGGTTATGCATTATCGGCGGCCAGGGCACTGAAACGGCATGCACCGGAGATGTCCGCCCGTGAAATCGTCGAGGCCGCGTTGAAGATCGCCGGCGAAATCTGTGTTTTCACCAACGATCAAATCGTTGTGGAGGAGGTATGA
- the hslU gene encoding ATP-dependent protease ATPase subunit HslU encodes MAQSNRKREQLTPRQIVEELDKYIVGQKEAKRAVAIALRNRYRRNLLPDEMKDEVVPKNILMIGPTGVGKTEIARRLAKLVGAPFVKVEATKFTEVGYVGRDVESMVRDLVETAIRIVKAEKIEEVKERAEELAEDRIVEILVPSRKPGAGFKNPLEALFQSATSSRTDDVDEAERGRVAEKRRQVREKLIRGELEDQMIEIEVEDTSLPMMDMFAGSGVEQMGINMQEMLGQFLPKRTKKRRLPVREARKVLIQEEGQKLIDMDQVIQESLERVEQSGIIFIDEVDKIAGKDRGSGPDVSREGVQRDILPIVEGSTVMTKYGPVKTDHILFIAAGAFHTAKPSDLIPELQGRFPIRVELNDLTADDFVRILTEPKSALLKQYAALLETEGIKVKFTDEAIREIAELAAKVNKETENIGARRLHTVLECLLEELSFEAPEIHLEEIVITPEYVRNRLAKIVQNRDLSQYIL; translated from the coding sequence ATGGCGCAATCCAACCGCAAACGGGAACAGCTGACGCCGCGCCAGATCGTGGAGGAGCTGGACAAATACATTGTCGGTCAGAAAGAGGCCAAACGAGCGGTGGCGATTGCCCTGCGCAACCGCTATCGCCGCAATTTGTTGCCGGATGAGATGAAAGACGAGGTCGTACCGAAAAACATCCTGATGATCGGACCCACCGGCGTCGGAAAAACAGAGATCGCCCGCCGTCTGGCCAAATTGGTGGGTGCACCGTTCGTCAAGGTGGAGGCGACCAAATTCACCGAAGTGGGCTATGTCGGTCGGGATGTGGAGTCGATGGTGCGCGACTTGGTGGAAACGGCCATTCGGATCGTGAAGGCGGAAAAAATCGAAGAAGTGAAGGAACGCGCCGAAGAGCTGGCCGAGGATCGTATCGTCGAAATCCTGGTGCCGTCGCGCAAACCGGGAGCGGGATTCAAAAATCCGTTGGAAGCGTTGTTCCAATCCGCCACTTCCTCCCGGACTGATGATGTGGATGAGGCCGAACGCGGCCGTGTCGCGGAAAAGCGGCGTCAAGTGCGGGAAAAGTTGATCCGCGGCGAGTTGGAAGACCAAATGATCGAGATCGAAGTGGAAGACACTTCCCTGCCGATGATGGATATGTTTGCGGGTTCGGGTGTGGAACAGATGGGGATCAACATGCAAGAGATGCTGGGACAGTTTTTGCCCAAGCGAACAAAGAAGCGTCGCTTGCCTGTACGTGAGGCGCGAAAGGTGTTGATCCAAGAGGAAGGACAAAAACTGATCGACATGGATCAGGTGATACAGGAATCTTTGGAACGGGTCGAACAATCCGGGATCATTTTCATCGACGAGGTGGACAAAATCGCCGGAAAGGACCGTGGCAGCGGGCCGGATGTCTCCCGTGAGGGTGTGCAGCGGGACATTTTGCCGATCGTCGAAGGTTCCACGGTGATGACCAAATATGGACCGGTCAAGACGGATCATATTTTGTTCATTGCCGCAGGTGCGTTTCACACGGCCAAACCGTCCGATCTCATCCCGGAATTGCAGGGTCGTTTTCCCATTCGCGTGGAGCTGAACGATTTGACGGCGGATGATTTCGTCCGAATCCTGACCGAACCCAAAAGCGCGCTCCTCAAACAATACGCCGCGCTGTTGGAAACCGAGGGGATCAAAGTGAAATTCACCGATGAAGCGATTCGCGAGATTGCCGAGCTGGCCGCCAAAGTGAACAAAGAGACGGAAAACATCGGGGCTCGCCGGTTGCACACCGTGTTGGAGTGTCTGTTGGAGGAACTCTCGTTTGAAGCACCGGAAATCCATTTGGAAGAGATCGTGATCACGCCGGAATATGTGCGAAACCGTCTGGCTAAGATCGTCCAAAACAGGGATTTGAGCCAATACATTTTGTAG
- the frr gene encoding ribosome recycling factor, giving the protein MLEPVKKQATEKMEKAIQVLKKDLAALRAGRATPALLDKVVVEYYGSEMPVNQLANISTPDPRTLVIQPWDKSALAEIERAILKSDLGLTPSNDGNVIRINLPALTQERRAELVKVVKKTGEEGKVAIRNIRRDANDEIKKLEKNGDISEDESRRGQDEIQKLTDKFIQEADKIVAAKEKEIMEI; this is encoded by the coding sequence ATGCTGGAGCCGGTGAAAAAACAAGCCACCGAAAAGATGGAGAAAGCGATTCAAGTGTTGAAGAAAGATTTGGCCGCATTGCGTGCCGGCCGTGCCACACCGGCATTGCTCGATAAAGTGGTGGTCGAATACTACGGCAGTGAAATGCCGGTAAACCAATTGGCCAACATCTCCACGCCGGATCCGCGCACGCTGGTGATTCAGCCGTGGGACAAATCCGCTCTGGCTGAAATCGAGCGCGCCATCCTGAAATCGGACCTGGGACTGACCCCGTCGAATGACGGCAATGTCATTCGCATCAACTTGCCGGCGTTGACCCAGGAACGGCGTGCCGAGCTGGTCAAGGTGGTCAAGAAGACGGGCGAAGAAGGCAAAGTGGCCATTCGAAACATTCGACGCGACGCCAACGATGAAATCAAGAAACTGGAGAAAAACGGCGACATCTCCGAAGACGAATCCCGCCGCGGACAGGATGAGATTCAAAAACTGACCGACAAATTCATTCAGGAAGCGGACAAGATTGTTGCGGCCAAAGAAAAAGAGATCATGGAGATCTGA